A part of Paenibacillus sp. IHBB 10380 genomic DNA contains:
- a CDS encoding aminopeptidase has translation MYADLILSVGLNVKPGENIQIKFDSQNLELVRLTVKRAYQMGAAHIVYDFQDDEMNLARYQHLNDDLLDDFPSVVADFKLNLYKVGYLQLSLVSPNPNLLKQVESDRVGRINNARSKSMQESMRYGMENHSKWVVVAASSKDWAKAVFPTLPEEEAISLLWENIFMATRVTMKDPKEAWLKHDARLKEYQTYLNQKRYCKLHFVSELTDLTVGLVEGHVWNGGSEKTVSGEVFISNMPVEEVWTMPNTIEVNGYVTMAKPLIISGKLVNTLKLVFKHGEVVEYESDQPDTIKLLLESDSGAKRLGEVALVSIDSPIEKTGIHFKNTLFDENAASHLAFGQAYLDNIEGGNIMSLEERKERGMNHSSIHKDFMIGNKEMAVYGVTNDGQEEAIMIKGQWVI, from the coding sequence ATATATGCTGACTTGATCTTAAGTGTGGGCTTGAATGTCAAACCAGGAGAAAACATTCAGATTAAATTTGATTCACAAAATCTCGAATTAGTTCGATTGACTGTCAAAAGAGCTTATCAAATGGGAGCGGCTCATATTGTATATGATTTTCAAGATGATGAAATGAATTTGGCAAGATACCAACATTTGAACGATGACCTTTTAGACGATTTTCCATCTGTGGTGGCAGATTTTAAACTGAATTTGTACAAAGTAGGTTATCTGCAATTATCGCTAGTATCTCCAAATCCAAACCTATTGAAACAAGTGGAAAGTGATCGAGTGGGAAGAATTAATAATGCTCGCTCAAAATCCATGCAAGAATCGATGAGATACGGTATGGAAAATCACTCAAAATGGGTTGTGGTAGCTGCTTCATCAAAAGACTGGGCAAAAGCTGTTTTCCCAACCTTACCTGAAGAAGAAGCCATATCACTTTTATGGGAGAATATCTTTATGGCAACACGTGTTACTATGAAAGATCCTAAAGAGGCCTGGTTAAAACACGATGCTCGGTTAAAAGAGTATCAAACGTATTTGAATCAAAAAAGATATTGTAAATTGCATTTTGTGAGTGAGCTGACTGATTTAACAGTAGGGCTTGTTGAAGGGCATGTCTGGAATGGTGGTTCGGAAAAAACCGTTTCAGGAGAAGTATTTATATCCAATATGCCCGTTGAAGAAGTCTGGACGATGCCCAACACAATAGAAGTAAATGGATATGTTACCATGGCTAAACCGCTAATCATTTCTGGTAAACTTGTGAATACGTTGAAATTGGTATTCAAACACGGAGAAGTTGTGGAGTATGAAAGTGATCAGCCAGACACCATTAAGCTGTTACTAGAATCAGATAGTGGAGCTAAACGTTTAGGAGAAGTTGCGCTAGTTTCTATTGATTCACCAATTGAGAAAACAGGTATCCATTTTAAAAATACATTATTTGATGAAAATGCTGCGAGTCATTTGGCGTTTGGACAGGCCTACTTAGATAATATAGAAGGCGGTAATATTATGAGCCTTGAAGAAAGAAAAGAACGCGGTATGAATCACTCTTCAATCCATAAAGATTTCATGATTGGCAACAAAGAAATGGCAGTTTATGGTGTGACAAATGATGGGCAAGAAGAAGCAATAATGATAAAAGGGCAGTGGGTTATTTAA
- a CDS encoding DUF4179 domain-containing protein, whose product MNDFQLQSKLLELRAEEPEILPEIVELKMMEAFAEIEPLKRTASNKFKLTLVAAVAAILFGGLFGSAFVSPTIAQTLKGIPFMDRLFTLTGNVGLQNADQKGLLSESSYSIMKNQITVSITKVIYTGSNVSFVLQEQAEKGKRVPLRYQAIVQIDGKGAPIILSSGHTQIDELNPSEGAAVISISHSDEVDSLTGEPYSFPDTFQLGFTVLLEGMEETPFQFEIPVKKNADDNKFTPPNAEKTWNEVSLSVKSLEFTPVMTQLVVHIDNSDEADKLTEGQYFEYVIEDQSGNIVEMSKGKSGYWIPGTEVFSTLAELTPFENVPQSVIVKPYISIYKEDGTISRMYIPELEMPIEIKLKG is encoded by the coding sequence ATGAACGACTTTCAGTTGCAATCCAAATTGTTGGAACTGCGTGCAGAAGAGCCCGAGATCTTACCAGAGATCGTTGAGTTAAAAATGATGGAAGCTTTTGCTGAGATAGAACCTTTAAAAAGGACTGCGAGCAACAAGTTTAAACTTACGCTGGTTGCTGCCGTGGCAGCTATTCTGTTCGGTGGCCTCTTCGGTTCAGCATTCGTCTCGCCTACAATAGCACAGACTTTGAAGGGAATTCCGTTCATGGATCGGTTATTTACGCTTACCGGCAATGTTGGGCTTCAGAACGCCGATCAAAAAGGGTTGCTCTCGGAGTCCAGCTACAGCATAATGAAAAATCAAATCACTGTAAGTATAACGAAGGTCATCTATACGGGTTCAAACGTCTCGTTCGTGCTGCAAGAGCAGGCCGAAAAAGGGAAACGTGTTCCGCTGCGGTACCAGGCGATTGTTCAAATTGACGGTAAAGGAGCGCCTATAATCCTTTCAAGCGGCCATACGCAAATAGACGAATTGAATCCAAGCGAAGGCGCTGCAGTTATTAGCATCAGCCACTCCGACGAGGTAGATAGCCTCACTGGTGAGCCCTATTCGTTCCCGGATACGTTTCAACTTGGTTTTACTGTATTGCTTGAAGGGATGGAGGAAACGCCGTTCCAATTCGAGATTCCTGTCAAGAAAAATGCAGATGACAATAAGTTTACACCTCCTAATGCCGAGAAGACATGGAATGAAGTAAGCCTTTCTGTAAAAAGCTTAGAATTCACACCAGTCATGACACAACTAGTGGTTCACATCGATAACTCGGATGAAGCGGATAAGCTTACCGAAGGGCAGTATTTCGAATATGTGATCGAGGATCAATCTGGAAATATCGTTGAAATGTCGAAAGGCAAATCGGGCTATTGGATTCCCGGTACGGAGGTGTTTTCCACGCTTGCCGAACTTACGCCATTCGAGAATGTTCCTCAGTCTGTTATTGTGAAGCCGTATATTTCCATTTACAAGGAAGACGGGACGATATCAAGAATGTATATTCCTGAGTTAGAGATGCCGATCGAGATAAAACTCAAAGGTTAA
- a CDS encoding SOS response-associated peptidase, which yields MCGRYSLTVTLEELMLRYQIDAALAVPYHHPQYNIAPTQLVVSVIHDGQNFRLGELRWGLVPSWAKDESMGSRMINARSETLKDKPAYKIPFARKRCLIPADGFYEWQKRENSKQPYRITLRSGSMFSFAGLYDTWIAPDGSKTSTCTIITTTPNSLMAPIHNRMPVILKPEDEMKWLNRQEITTSSLQQLLVPYPAEAMQADPVSTEVNSVRNDSPSCIVKSSS from the coding sequence ATGTGTGGTCGCTATAGTTTAACGGTTACGCTGGAAGAACTTATGCTACGCTATCAGATCGATGCAGCATTGGCTGTTCCATACCATCATCCGCAATACAACATTGCACCTACCCAGCTCGTAGTATCCGTGATTCATGACGGGCAGAACTTCCGACTAGGAGAGCTGAGATGGGGTCTCGTACCATCTTGGGCTAAGGATGAGAGTATGGGGAGCAGGATGATCAATGCACGCAGTGAGACTCTGAAAGACAAGCCTGCGTATAAGATCCCTTTCGCACGCAAGCGATGTTTAATTCCAGCAGACGGTTTCTATGAATGGCAGAAGCGTGAGAACAGCAAACAACCTTATCGGATCACCCTTAGAAGCGGCAGTATGTTCAGCTTCGCAGGATTATATGATACTTGGATAGCCCCAGACGGCAGTAAGACAAGTACTTGCACGATTATTACCACAACCCCCAACTCTTTAATGGCCCCTATTCATAATCGCATGCCTGTTATATTGAAACCAGAAGATGAGATGAAATGGCTGAATCGCCAAGAAATTACAACATCCTCTCTACAACAACTACTCGTCCCCTATCCCGCTGAGGCTATGCAAGCCGATCCTGTCAGCACAGAAGTGAATTCTGTAAGAAACGATTCACCCTCCTGTATCGTCAAGTCCTCAAGTTGA
- a CDS encoding VanZ family protein has protein sequence MLHFKFSIESGAVMTYILPIQVAFIIFSILGFFLIIPWMIYSYRKYGFFSLWTSLIVYSFSFYMLSALFLVLLPLPTTRNTCALQSPDTVYYSLAPFSFIRDTFTGSSIVWSQPTTYIQLFKQSAFLQAAFNFILLLPLGVYLRYFLQEKRYWKRAFGLGFALSLFYEITQLTGIYGLYTCPYRIFDVDDLILNSTGALFGFLIAPVILALFPSKKSVLAKKEKVLKENIVSPLARLLAVIIDFLVIGIGWSLTIGLFTSSRFIEIIFTTIGFLVVFFILPVFWGGKTLGTNIMGYKLISTVESRPSWQAFLKRCLALYLPWVILTLLNVITGMNIDINSDLYPYHVWVSLVAFIFVFIMWSVLFIHAILVIFRKDNRPFYFDYVANLTLRKK, from the coding sequence GTGTTACATTTTAAATTTTCCATCGAAAGTGGTGCAGTAATGACATATATCCTACCTATACAAGTCGCCTTTATAATATTTAGTATCTTGGGTTTTTTCCTAATCATTCCTTGGATGATTTATAGTTATAGAAAATATGGTTTTTTCAGTTTATGGACCTCATTAATAGTTTACTCCTTCAGCTTCTATATGTTATCAGCTTTATTTCTAGTCCTGTTGCCTCTTCCGACAACTCGGAATACATGCGCCCTTCAATCACCTGATACGGTTTATTATTCATTAGCTCCATTTTCTTTTATTCGGGATACATTTACAGGAAGTTCCATTGTATGGTCACAGCCCACTACCTATATTCAACTATTTAAACAAAGCGCATTCTTACAAGCAGCATTTAATTTCATATTATTGCTGCCACTTGGAGTGTATCTAAGATACTTTCTTCAGGAGAAACGATACTGGAAGAGGGCATTTGGTTTAGGTTTTGCACTTTCCCTCTTTTATGAAATCACGCAACTAACAGGAATTTATGGGCTTTATACATGTCCTTATCGCATATTTGACGTTGACGATCTTATATTGAACAGTACGGGTGCTCTTTTCGGTTTCCTTATCGCTCCCGTAATACTAGCTTTGTTTCCTTCTAAAAAGAGCGTTTTAGCCAAAAAGGAAAAAGTACTTAAGGAGAACATAGTATCACCCTTAGCGCGGTTACTAGCTGTAATAATAGACTTTTTAGTTATTGGAATCGGCTGGTCGCTAACCATTGGGCTATTTACATCGAGTAGGTTTATAGAGATTATTTTTACCACCATTGGTTTTCTTGTAGTATTCTTTATTCTGCCAGTTTTTTGGGGAGGAAAAACATTAGGCACAAATATTATGGGATATAAACTTATAAGTACGGTGGAAAGTAGACCTTCTTGGCAAGCATTTTTAAAAAGGTGCTTGGCGTTATATTTGCCTTGGGTGATATTAACATTACTAAACGTAATAACGGGTATGAACATAGATATAAATTCCGATTTATATCCTTATCATGTATGGGTCAGTCTTGTCGCATTCATTTTTGTGTTTATCATGTGGTCTGTTCTGTTTATTCATGCCATTCTCGTTATTTTCAGAAAAGATAATCGTCCCTTTTACTTTGACTATGTCGCTAATTTAACACTAAGAAAAAAATAA
- a CDS encoding sigma-70 family RNA polymerase sigma factor: protein MSNKQDVRKARNGDHEAFIRLITEMKLPLYRMAHSILKSDEDCADAIQETILKAYKAVHTLQKPDYFQSWLFRILINECNRLLAKHLKLGEVEAIERLSYIEPGYGNIDIREVVNDLDESLRIVVILHYFHDMTMKQISDILDLTEGAVKTRMHRARKQLLEWLSNLETKEHEA from the coding sequence GTGAGCAATAAGCAAGATGTAAGAAAAGCAAGAAATGGAGATCACGAAGCATTTATACGACTCATCACCGAAATGAAGCTACCTCTATACCGTATGGCGCATTCCATATTGAAAAGTGATGAGGACTGCGCCGACGCCATTCAAGAAACAATCCTTAAAGCATACAAGGCTGTACATACTCTTCAAAAACCGGATTATTTTCAGTCGTGGCTATTTCGTATTCTGATCAATGAGTGCAATCGGCTACTGGCGAAGCACCTCAAGCTAGGAGAGGTTGAAGCGATTGAGAGGCTCTCGTATATTGAACCGGGGTATGGGAATATCGATATCCGCGAAGTTGTGAACGATCTGGATGAATCGTTGCGAATCGTTGTTATTCTGCACTATTTTCACGATATGACAATGAAGCAGATTTCCGATATTTTAGATCTTACAGAGGGGGCGGTAAAAACGAGAATGCACCGTGCCCGTAAGCAATTACTTGAATGGTTGTCAAATTTAGAGACAAAGGAGCATGAGGCATGA
- a CDS encoding DsbA family oxidoreductase yields MTVKIKAYSDFICPFCFLGKGPLDEIVKEKDVEVEWMPFELRPSPYSKIDPWQDPDKLSSWDSFILPTAKRLGVDMRLPHVSPHPYTHLAFEGHQFAKEHGKGNEFHHRVFTAFFQEEQNIEDIEVLTELAGEVELSKDAFREALVSRKYREVHQEAIKHAYEKAKITAVPTFIIGDEVIQGLASKERLAQIIDKELEKNKANEFEGMQS; encoded by the coding sequence ATGACTGTAAAAATAAAAGCTTATTCAGATTTTATATGTCCATTTTGTTTTTTAGGGAAAGGTCCTTTAGACGAAATCGTAAAGGAAAAAGATGTAGAAGTAGAGTGGATGCCATTTGAATTACGTCCGAGTCCTTATTCCAAAATTGATCCATGGCAAGACCCTGATAAGTTGAGTTCATGGGATTCCTTTATTCTTCCTACTGCCAAAAGGCTAGGAGTTGATATGCGTTTACCGCATGTTTCCCCTCATCCTTATACACATTTGGCTTTTGAAGGGCATCAGTTTGCAAAGGAACATGGAAAAGGAAATGAATTTCATCATAGAGTATTCACTGCTTTCTTCCAAGAGGAACAAAATATTGAAGACATTGAAGTATTAACAGAATTAGCGGGTGAAGTTGAACTTTCTAAGGATGCTTTTAGAGAAGCGTTAGTATCACGGAAATATCGTGAAGTGCATCAAGAAGCTATAAAACATGCTTATGAGAAAGCTAAAATTACAGCTGTTCCAACGTTTATAATCGGTGATGAGGTTATTCAAGGACTAGCTAGCAAAGAAAGATTAGCACAAATCATTGATAAGGAATTAGAAAAAAATAAAGCCAACGAATTTGAAGGTATGCAATCATGA
- the recG gene encoding ATP-dependent DNA helicase RecG produces MSTTLSLDQISVKQVRGVSALKEGELHAFGIFTVKDLIEYYPYRYEDYRLRSLSEVKSGDKVTIQAKIMGIPVLQRYGGKSRLTCKLMSEEWMFTATWFNRHFLRDQLTPGREIIVNGKWDQRRMQLTVSDSEFPDQGVRRGGSLQPVYSVGAKITQAWMRKTIGQALQQYGDMIPEILPYSLLEKYHLLPRKQAITTIHQPEDTKEGQQGRERMVYEELFLFQLKMQAFRALTRGRMDGVVHTVENAVVREFVRSLPFELTDAQKRVELEILKDMRASYCMNRLLQGDVGSGKTVIAAIALYASVRSGFQGALMVPTEILSEQHLRSLVRLFEPFGISVGMLTGSVTGRKRKDLLAALQMGMIDVVVGTHALIQDEVFFRNLGLVVTDEQHRFGVNQRSVLRRKGYNPDVLTMTATPIPRTLAITAFGDMDVSTINERPKGRIPISTYWVKHSMMERVLGFISREVDQGRQTYLICPLIEESEKLDVQNVIDLHIQMQQAFPTYRVGLLHGRMTPAEKEEIMQAFNNNEVQLLVSTTVVEVGVDVPNATLMVIMDADRFGLSQLHQLRGRVGRGAHASYCVLIADPKTEIGQERMRVMTETDDGFEVSRRDLELRGPGDFFGTKQSGLPEFRLADMVSDFAVLEQARDDVAFLVSEDSFWTSPTYAPLRHYLQQEQIFEGNLID; encoded by the coding sequence ATGAGTACAACTCTCAGTCTAGATCAAATTTCGGTGAAGCAGGTACGTGGCGTGAGTGCTCTCAAAGAGGGGGAGCTTCACGCCTTTGGCATCTTTACGGTTAAAGACTTAATAGAATATTATCCTTATCGCTATGAAGATTATCGTCTTCGTTCTTTAAGTGAGGTTAAGAGTGGGGACAAGGTGACTATTCAAGCCAAGATCATGGGAATCCCAGTTCTACAGCGTTATGGGGGGAAGTCCCGATTGACATGTAAATTGATGTCCGAAGAGTGGATGTTTACTGCAACATGGTTCAATCGCCATTTCTTACGGGATCAATTAACGCCAGGTCGAGAAATTATTGTGAACGGGAAATGGGATCAACGGCGGATGCAATTGACAGTATCAGACTCAGAGTTCCCGGATCAAGGGGTAAGACGGGGTGGGTCATTGCAACCGGTATATTCTGTAGGCGCTAAGATTACGCAAGCTTGGATGCGCAAAACGATAGGACAGGCCCTGCAGCAGTATGGGGATATGATTCCCGAAATATTGCCTTATTCTCTTTTAGAAAAGTATCATTTATTGCCGAGAAAGCAAGCTATTACAACCATCCATCAGCCAGAGGATACGAAAGAAGGACAACAAGGGCGTGAACGGATGGTGTATGAGGAATTATTTCTTTTTCAATTAAAAATGCAGGCCTTTCGCGCGTTGACCCGGGGCAGAATGGATGGCGTTGTCCATACGGTTGAGAACGCAGTAGTGCGTGAATTTGTCCGCAGTCTGCCATTTGAATTGACAGATGCGCAGAAGCGGGTCGAATTAGAAATATTGAAGGATATGCGGGCTTCTTATTGCATGAATCGATTGCTTCAAGGTGATGTGGGATCAGGGAAGACGGTCATTGCAGCCATAGCTCTCTATGCTAGTGTGCGATCAGGATTCCAAGGTGCTTTGATGGTGCCTACAGAAATACTGTCAGAGCAGCATTTACGATCGTTAGTACGCCTATTCGAGCCATTTGGTATTTCTGTCGGTATGCTAACAGGTAGTGTGACAGGACGTAAGCGCAAGGATCTATTGGCTGCATTACAAATGGGGATGATCGATGTTGTGGTGGGTACACATGCGTTGATTCAGGATGAGGTGTTCTTTCGTAACTTAGGACTGGTCGTCACAGATGAGCAGCATCGCTTCGGTGTGAATCAACGGAGTGTTCTACGCCGCAAAGGATACAATCCGGACGTATTGACTATGACGGCGACACCAATCCCGCGTACATTGGCTATTACTGCTTTTGGCGATATGGACGTCTCTACCATAAATGAACGACCCAAAGGACGTATCCCGATCTCTACGTATTGGGTGAAGCATAGCATGATGGAGCGTGTGCTCGGATTCATTTCTCGTGAAGTAGATCAAGGTCGTCAGACCTATCTGATCTGCCCTCTCATTGAGGAGTCAGAGAAGCTGGATGTGCAGAACGTTATTGATCTACATATTCAAATGCAGCAAGCCTTTCCAACCTATCGAGTGGGTCTATTGCATGGCCGAATGACACCTGCGGAGAAGGAAGAAATCATGCAAGCCTTCAACAATAATGAGGTCCAACTGCTTGTCTCAACAACGGTGGTAGAGGTCGGGGTCGATGTACCGAATGCAACACTGATGGTTATTATGGATGCGGATCGCTTCGGACTATCTCAACTGCATCAATTACGTGGACGTGTCGGTCGTGGAGCGCATGCTTCTTATTGTGTTCTGATCGCAGATCCGAAGACCGAGATCGGTCAGGAACGAATGCGGGTGATGACAGAGACGGATGATGGATTCGAGGTGTCAAGACGTGATCTAGAGCTAAGAGGCCCTGGAGATTTCTTCGGTACGAAGCAGAGTGGGCTGCCTGAATTCCGCTTAGCGGATATGGTTAGCGATTTTGCCGTGCTGGAGCAGGCGCGAGATGATGTTGCATTCCTAGTCAGTGAGGATTCCTTTTGGACATCTCCTACCTACGCTCCGCTACGTCATTATTTACAGCAGGAACAGATTTTTGAAGGAAACCTAATTGATTAG
- a CDS encoding nuclear transport factor 2 family protein — protein MSQKMNLEIIRRTYEGPSSSNAQYLLAAFSEHVEWTEAAGSPYGGTYKGVEAVMENVFSRLTLEWDDYKASVNTYHEIKDKDIIIVEGVYSGTFKETGKAFHAEFVHVWELQNRKIMKFKQYVDSHLVQQAMIV, from the coding sequence ATGAGTCAAAAAATGAATTTAGAGATTATTCGTAGGACATATGAAGGTCCATCTTCTTCCAATGCCCAGTATTTACTGGCAGCTTTTTCAGAGCATGTGGAATGGACAGAAGCTGCAGGGTCTCCATATGGTGGAACATACAAGGGTGTAGAAGCTGTCATGGAGAATGTATTTAGTCGTTTGACATTAGAATGGGATGATTATAAAGCGAGTGTAAATACGTATCACGAAATAAAAGACAAGGATATCATTATTGTTGAAGGAGTTTATTCCGGTACCTTTAAAGAAACTGGAAAAGCATTTCATGCAGAATTTGTACATGTGTGGGAACTTCAAAACAGGAAAATTATGAAATTTAAACAATATGTAGATAGTCATCTTGTTCAACAGGCTATGATAGTCTAA
- a CDS encoding MerR family transcriptional regulator — MKRWTTGQVSKQRNISVRTLRYYDQIGLLTPSYKEDNGRRYYSVEDLFTLEKTTLLKSLSLPLEDIQNVMDMLSFRHILIAHHNHLQKQLTSLQGSIANTTSLINMIDLEGTLSWDRVSHLVHNVQPISKQWIDYFNDDESAFLQNALPNLSSNDQTTQQYVSLLRRIEWCIQQSVPPESDEGYNIACELMKLSHETFNGDEKLMDKFWEVRKLPTLESGLYPVSDEVLNFVEISIAHALEKGTEQK; from the coding sequence ATGAAGAGGTGGACAACAGGACAAGTATCCAAACAGCGGAACATTTCAGTCCGTACATTGCGTTATTATGATCAGATAGGCCTTCTTACGCCGAGTTATAAGGAAGATAACGGTCGCCGCTATTATTCAGTGGAAGATTTATTCACTCTCGAAAAGACAACGTTGCTTAAATCACTATCACTACCGCTTGAAGACATTCAAAATGTAATGGACATGCTATCTTTTCGTCATATTCTAATCGCACATCATAATCATCTTCAGAAGCAGCTCACTTCTCTTCAGGGCAGTATTGCAAATACTACGTCTTTGATCAACATGATAGATCTAGAAGGTACACTCTCCTGGGATCGGGTTTCTCATCTGGTCCATAACGTACAACCCATTTCTAAACAGTGGATCGATTACTTCAACGATGACGAAAGTGCATTTCTACAGAATGCACTACCCAATCTCAGCAGTAATGACCAGACCACTCAGCAATATGTCTCTTTGCTGCGCCGGATTGAGTGGTGCATACAGCAATCTGTTCCACCTGAATCTGATGAAGGTTATAACATTGCCTGCGAGTTAATGAAGCTATCACACGAAACCTTTAATGGAGACGAGAAATTGATGGACAAGTTTTGGGAAGTGAGGAAGCTCCCTACGTTAGAGTCAGGACTATATCCCGTATCCGACGAAGTGCTGAACTTTGTGGAGATTAGCATTGCTCACGCTCTAGAAAAAGGGACGGAACAGAAATAG
- a CDS encoding stage VI sporulation protein F: protein MGYQQYGITPQLVERIKLKMKNPAAKERVKKLLDGLNKSDLQDSAKVQRLVKSIGSALHEKLTPTEEGQIAKFVLSQRIDPNSTLHLIKLWGMFR, encoded by the coding sequence TTGGGCTATCAGCAGTACGGAATCACCCCGCAGCTAGTGGAGCGGATTAAACTCAAAATGAAAAACCCGGCCGCCAAAGAGCGTGTCAAAAAGTTACTTGATGGCCTTAATAAGTCCGATCTCCAAGACAGCGCTAAGGTACAACGACTTGTAAAGTCTATCGGGAGCGCCCTGCATGAGAAGCTGACCCCAACCGAAGAGGGCCAGATTGCTAAATTTGTTCTATCTCAGCGAATTGATCCTAACAGCACACTTCACCTGATCAAGCTGTGGGGTATGTTTCGTTAA
- a CDS encoding TraX family protein — translation MTLIKKWMVLNSFQLKLIGILLMVFDHVHQFFHTEGIPLWFTWLGRIVAPIFLFASAEGFHYTRSKSKYLLHLYAGYLFMLIMSATIPAFFPSDNVLMNNIFGTLFLSVLYMTLIDRFIEAIKRRRGGAIVWSFVLMLLPIIWTFVSMYMFSFLASQEKISIMGLYMIQFFPSLLMTEGSFIFVLLGVMFYYLRKYRMAQIAALVAVSIFVGLNSPVPMYNLNGNFQWLMVAAAIPIYLYNGQKGRNMKYFFYLFYPAHIYFLYILAYYWNR, via the coding sequence ATGACATTAATCAAAAAATGGATGGTTTTAAATAGCTTCCAACTTAAACTAATTGGTATCCTCTTGATGGTATTTGACCATGTGCATCAATTTTTTCACACAGAAGGAATACCGTTGTGGTTCACTTGGCTGGGACGAATTGTTGCACCTATCTTTTTGTTTGCCAGCGCGGAGGGATTCCATTATACGCGCAGCAAGTCTAAATATTTGCTTCATTTGTACGCCGGCTATTTGTTTATGCTGATAATGTCGGCTACGATTCCAGCTTTTTTTCCAAGCGATAATGTGCTTATGAATAATATTTTTGGAACACTCTTTCTTTCTGTATTATACATGACCTTGATTGATCGTTTTATAGAAGCAATCAAACGCCGGAGAGGGGGAGCTATCGTTTGGTCCTTCGTTCTGATGCTATTGCCGATTATATGGACATTTGTCTCCATGTATATGTTTTCATTTCTGGCCTCCCAGGAAAAGATATCCATAATGGGACTCTATATGATTCAATTTTTCCCATCTCTTCTTATGACTGAAGGATCTTTCATTTTTGTCTTGCTTGGAGTCATGTTTTATTATTTGCGTAAGTACCGTATGGCCCAAATAGCTGCGCTGGTAGCTGTGAGTATTTTCGTTGGGCTCAATTCACCTGTGCCTATGTATAATCTGAATGGGAACTTTCAGTGGTTAATGGTGGCAGCGGCAATCCCTATTTATCTATACAACGGACAGAAGGGGAGAAACATGAAGTATTTCTTCTACCTGTTCTACCCTGCACACATTTACTTTCTTTATATACTCGCTTATTACTGGAATCGCTAA
- a CDS encoding DUF4870 domain-containing protein, with translation MKGNKILSSLCYFSIFFTPFLFPLIVFFVAEEDVKYHAKKALWTHLIPYAALIAGLVASGVIGLSTQTETAMVMGIIVAYIIFAVIGVYFFVWNILKGIKLLREI, from the coding sequence GTGAAAGGAAATAAAATTCTATCATCTTTATGTTACTTTAGTATCTTTTTTACACCGTTTCTATTCCCACTCATTGTATTTTTTGTAGCGGAGGAAGATGTGAAATATCATGCCAAAAAAGCATTATGGACACATCTCATCCCCTATGCAGCTTTAATTGCTGGGCTTGTGGCATCTGGAGTAATCGGACTGAGTACACAAACTGAAACTGCAATGGTAATGGGGATAATCGTAGCTTATATTATTTTTGCTGTTATTGGGGTTTACTTTTTCGTTTGGAATATTCTAAAAGGTATAAAACTGTTAAGAGAAATTTAA